The DNA sequence AAGCACCTCTCTGCTTCGCGGGGCAGGGAGAAGGGGCAAGGAGCAGGACACCTGCCTCCTGTTCCCACCTGGGTTTGGGGCAGGAGAGTCCCCAGAGCACACGCTGTGGTTTTGCAGCCCACTCCCATGGtgcagggctgccctgggcCATAAAGGCCCTTGGTGGAGGTGGGGACAGCGGCGGTGGCCTGGTACAGTGCAGGCTATGGGCTCGGCCCTATCCCTCCACAGCACTGCTTGGTTTCCTCTCCACAGGTGACAGCGGCAGAGGACGGGGAGTCCCTGATGCACTGACGGCCGAGCATGTCTGGGGTGAGTGgggctgccagctgcaggggaCAGCTCCTGATTGTGGGGACCTTGGGGCACCAAGGTCCTACGTCCCCGGTGCAGTCATTCTGGCCAGGGAGCAggggggtccccagggctgGCCCCGATGTCCatgggaggtggagggggaCATGCCTCGAGGCCTCGCTGCCCCTGCCCTCGCTGCCCTTGCTGATGCCGCTTCCTCCCCTGCAGAAACACTGGCCCCCAGGGACGCAGTGCGTCACCAAGCACGACCATAACAAGCCCAAGGCCGGCGAGCTGGCCTTCCGCAAGGGGGATGTGGTCACCATCATCGAGGCCGTGGAGGTGAACCCGAGGGGCACGTGGGGGCCAGCCGTGGCCATGCgatggaggggaggggaccCCAGGGCCATCggctgagctgctggagccGGCACCACCTTCCCCGGGGtgccccctgcctccccctgccctgagACCCTCTCCTCCCCAGGGCAAGGGCTGGTACCGTGCCAGGCACAACGAGAGCGGGCAGGAGGGGCTGCTGGCGGGCAGCGTGCTGCGGGAGCGCGGCGCCATCCGCGCCGACCACAAGCTCAGCCTCATGCCGTGAGTACAGCGAGGGGCCCGGGGGCGGCAGAGAGGGCTCTGATGTGCGTgggggcagagcagcccccagccctggccgTGGGGGGATTTGCTGGGGCAACAGCTGGCTTCACAGAGGTGTGCACACCCAGCACGGATGGGCCTGATGGGGAGGGGGGTTGTGCAATGGGCTTGGCACAGCCTTGGTGGGGTCTCTGCTCTTCCTGTCTTGCTGCTGGTGTCCTGTCCCCACGTCCCCTGTTCCCacggtctctgtccccacgtcccctgtccccagctggtTCCACGGGAAGATCTCAGGGGTGGAGgcggtgcaggagctgcagcctgccGAGGATGGGCTCTTCCTGGTGCGCGAATCCATCCGGCACCCCGGCGACTACGTGCTGTGCGTGAGCTTTGGCAAGGAGGTGATGCACTACCGCGTGGTGCACGAGGAGAACATGCTGAGCATCGACAGCCAGCAGCGCTTCTACAATCTCATCGACATGATCGAGGTGAGAGCCCCCCCCCAGTCAGTGAGCTGCACTGGGGGGCTCCAGGGCTGGTCCAGCCAGCCCAGCACATGGTGATGGAGAACCTGTGGAGTGATCCCTGACCCACCTCGTGCCAGCGCTGCCATCCATGTGACAGCGTGGTCACCTCGTCCCGTGGTACTTGGGagctcactgctgctgcctgtgttcTTTGCTGGGTTTTGTTCGGTGCAGCTCTCCATCCCGGGAAGTTCTCCCAGTTCCCCACTCAGTTTGGGGTGCAATGGACAGATCCGGGATGCCCTGGGGGCCACAAACCAGCTGTGCCCACAGCGTGCCCTGCCTAGGGTGGtgtgtcccctgtccctgctcCTCTGGTGCTTCGTGCAGCAGTGGAGCTTGgagcattttggaaaacaaagctcCTGACAGCCTCTGCCCCCGTGCTCTGGCTGAGGCCTGAGCAGTGCTGAGGCTCAGAGGCGttttgctgcagttctctccccTGAGCTCTCCCTTCATCCGCTCACCCTGTGGGACTCCCAGGCTTCCTGCTGTCACTGAGTTTATCACCAGCTCATGCTTTCAGCAGGCTCTTCCTCAAGATCTGCCTCTGCCCTGTCTCATAACTGTTCCATGCCTCATTTCTGGGGTTTTGTACTGCCatatattttcctcatttaGACACAACTTCTGCTTTCAGACCAGCCCTTTCCCCGcccagctgccccagccccgctcagTAACCACTACGGCCGTGCTGCTGTTTCCGCTTCACCTCTGCAAACCCAACTCGGACGTGTTGCTCCCCCCAGGGCCGGGCCATAGCTCCCGCAGGGTTCAGCTCCATCATCTGCTGCCCAGCTCGCCGGTAGCATCCCAAATCCTCTCCTGGTCATGGTGCCTCCCCATGGAGACCAGGGCTGAGATGCAGGCTGGGAACTGCAGTGCTGGGGGAAAAGCAGGATTTCATGCAGCCCAAGCAGGAGGGGCTGTGGGCACCTCAGGGCCAGATGGAGGTGGTAGCTTTGGAGGCAGGGGCCTGTGGAGCACCCCAAAGCCATTTCCTGGCTCTGCACCCAccacctgccccagccccgTCTGTCCCTCCCTCTGCAGCACTACACGAAGGAGCAGGGAGCCATCTGCACCAAGCTGGTGAAGCCCAAGCCAAAGACGGGGATGAAGTCAGCcgaggaggagctggccaaaGGTAGGGGATGGTGGGAGAGGATCAGGTCTGGGTTTTGGGGAAGGAGGTGGCACGGCCCCACTGGTGGCCTTTTTGACCTGTCCTTGCGCCTGTTCTCAGCCGGCTGGTTGCTGAACCTGCAGCACCTCACGCTGGGAGACCGCATCGGGCAAGGCGAGTTCGGAGGTAGGTGAGGAGATGGAGACAGAGATCCCTGAAGGACATCCCCCAGTGTCCTTCCTGGGCACTGTCctggggcttttggggtctcAGCCTGGGATGTGGGGAGTGGGATGTGCAGCCAAGGGCTCAGCCCCATGACACATGCCCCATGCCCCCTCCCAGATGTCCTGGAGGGCGAGTACATGGGGCAGAAGGTGGCTGTGAAGAACATCAAGTGTGATGTGACCGCCCAGGCCTTCCTCGCTGAAACTGCTGCCATGACGTGAGTGCCTGGGGGGGCACTGAGGGGACACTGCGGGGGTATGGCCAGGCCCTGCCCCATGACCCAGGCACAAACAAGCACCCCCTTGACCATGGTCGCCTCCTTTCAGGAAGGTCCGGCACAAAAACCTGGTGCGTTTGCTCGGCGTCATCCTGCACAACGGCCTCTACATCGTCATGGAGTTCATGAGCAAGGTGAGAGCGTGTCCTCAGCCAGTGGGACTCAAAGCTGCTCAGTTTTTGGACAAAATCCCTGGTCTGGGGCTGCACTGGGTGGATACCGGGCAGCTCTTAGATGCTTCTCCTCCTCCGTCAGGGCAACCTGGTGAACTTCTTGCGCACACGGGGCCGCGCACAAGTcactccccagcagctcctccagttCTCTCTGTAAgtgccccctgccctccccaccaCTGGGACCAGCGCTCTGCATCCCGCTGGGAGGCACGCGGTGACACTGCCTCGCCACCACAGGGACGTAGCCCAAGGCATGGACTACCTGGAGTCCAAGAAGCTGGTGCACAGGGACCTGGCTGCCCGCAACATCCTCATCTCCGAGGAGCACGTGGCCAAAGTGAGCGATTTCGGCTTAGCCCGGGTCAATCCCAAGGGCACGGACAACACGGTGCTGCCCGTGAAGTGGACGGCTCCCGAGGCCCTGAAGCACAATGTGAGtgatggagggaagggaaagggtctgggggtggggtggggtgtcCTAAAGCAGCTCATCCCATTGGGTCCCCCTTTCCATACCCACCCACCGCCTCCTACCAACTCATCCCTGCCCCACGGCAGCTcctggtgccaccagccccatgtCTCCCAAAATTTGGCTTTTGTCCTGATATTGGGGCGTGGGGGGGATTTAGGGCATCTCCTATGGGATGTGACGGGCTGGGACAGCTGGGTTGGAGCTGGAGTCCTGGTGGTGAAGGAGGGCCAGGCCACGAGGTCGCAGCCCGATGAGGGGAGGACAGCCCCGGGTGCAGCAGGAGATGaaggcacagccctggggagcccagcacagcccccaccCAGCTGCAGCCTACCCCCTCGTGCCGTGGCAGAAATTCTCCTCCAAGTCGGACGTGTGGAGCTACGGGATCCTCCTGTGGGAAGTGTTCTCCTTCGGCCGAGCACCCTACCCCAAGCTGGTGAGTGCCAGGGGACACTCTGGGTCATGTCCCCAGGGGATGGACGGGAAGGGGACATCCCAGCTCCCCCTGGCCAGTGAGgtcccagctccctccttcATCCCTAGAGCCTGAAGGAGGtgacagagctgctggaggaggggtACCGCATGGACCCCCCCGAGGGCTGCCCGCCTGCCATCTACGCGCTGATGAAGAGCTGCTGGGAGATGGAGCCGGGCAAGCGGCCGTCCTTCAAGAAACTCacagagaagctgcagaaggAGCTGAAGCACCTAAGGGACGTTTAACCTGCGTCCTGGTCCCAGAACCCATGGCCAGACGTCCCCCAGACCCATCGGGGTAGGGAGCAGCATGGAAATGAGCAGCCAGGCAACCTGCgtgctgctttctcccagaGAAGATGGGACAGTGGAGTGGCAGGGTGCCCTCCTCCCCTGGGGTGGCCGAAGAGGATGCAACAACCTCCCACCGTCCCCATATGGGTCTTTAACCCAGCCACACGTGGGGCCACCTGGAGCGGCGGCAGGGACCCCGacctgccaggctgcagagagcagccccacgGGGGTGCTGTGTGCATGGCCCCCTATTGGGTCCCTTTGATACCCCCACCCCTCAGGTGATGGGACAGGACGGGACATCCCAGCCTGCTGGAAAAAGAAACCCCAACCCCAGCAGAGCCCCACGCTGGCACAAAATGAAGGCCCCAAACACAGCCAGCTCAACCGCCTGGatttgttggttttggtttttttttgtgtgtgttttttttgtttgtttgtttgtttttgtttttttgattaAACCAAAGAAATTAGTTCAACAGCATCTTTAAGTCTCCAGTCTCAAATTAGTGCTCTCTCTTACATGGGGCTGAGTGCACCAAAGCATGGGGAGGGGTGAGCTGGAGCTTCGGCCCTCGGAGACCCCCACgtgcagcccggccccgctctgCTTGGGGCTCTGCACGCAGCCAGGGATTATTCTTTTAATCAGAGTCTGTATGGGAATTGCTGCGTATAGATTACGGGAGCTGGACTCGTCCTCCAGTGGTGGGAAGCCCCCAGCCGCGCTGGCTCGCAGGCAATCTCGatgtcttggtggagcagggaTTAACGGGGCCGCGGGGCTGCGGGTATGTGTGCGCCCGCCTGCTTCCTCGTTTCCCTCCCAGTCCTTCAACCCTTGATTGAGTTTTTCGGCTAATTCTCTTCTGTGTCCTTTGCGCCGACTTCTTGCACCTCTCACCCCGCTGAGCTGGGTGGCTCCGGGTGCCCACGGTGCCAGGCAGGGTCTGAACCTTCCATCAGAGCCCGTGCGATGGGGTATCTCAGCGAGGTATGGGTccccagcacccttgggtgcagTGAGAGGCACAAGAAGGTCTTCCCACCCCGGTGTCTGTGCCTTCCCCTCCTAATGCCTTAATCCAGCCCTGATCCGCAGCGCCCCTGGGTCCTGCTGACCTTGCAGACACCGGCCCCGGGCAGGACCCGGCTGGGCACCACAGGGCACAGGGCACCGCAGCCTCCCACCCATGGCCTCCTTCTTCACAACAGCCCTGAAGAACCTGCgggggggcgaggaggagcCCCAGGCACCCCCCAAGGACACCAAGGCGGCCACTCTGCCCAATGGCATGTCCCGCGAGGAGTTTGAGGAGTACCAGCGGCAGCTTCTGGAGGAGAAGTAAGGctttgctggggctgtggggtcccCCACGCGCTGGGACCAGGGTGTCACCCACCACGGGATGTCCCCTGCGTGGATGGGACGAGGACAGGGAGGCAGGGGATGGGAGCAGAGTGGGTGCTCAGCGATCCCTGCAGTATGAGAGGTCCCAATGGTGCAGGAAGTCCCCATGGGTGCTGGCACAGGGGTTCGGCACACTGCAGGTGACCAGGGGCAGGTGCCTGGTGCCACCCTCACCCCAGCACCCATGGAGCCACAGGACAATGGGCACAGCACGGACCCCCTCCCCAGATCTGGGTGATTTAGGGGCCTCAATCGGGACAGCATCAGGGAAGCGAGAGGCCACAGGGGCAGCAAGTCCCTGCCACAAGTGTCACCACCTggaaggggctggaggggcaggATGCGGCCCCCGGTGTCTGCCTCGCGTGGACCTTTGTGCTTTTGGACGGGTGCAGCGATGCTGCAGGGCCGGGGTGCAGGGCAATGGGGGGGGttcagctggggcaggggtgaCAGCGTGGCACCCACCGTGCAGGATCGAGCGGGACAAGGCCTTCGCACACAAGAAGGCAGAACGGGCGGCCGTGCGCATGCACCTGCGGGACAAGTACCACCTGGCCCAGGTAGGGACACACGTGGGGTGCCCTGAGCCCCCCTACCCTCCCCGATAGCCCTGGGCTGGGTGGCTGctgtcctcctccaccaccctgGTCCCCTGGGATGGGAGATGATTCCTGAAGAGGGCAGCAAACAGCTGCTGTCTCCGTCCATCCGCCCGTCCGCCCGCACACGTGTGTGCCCAGCAGTCCCAGTGTGGGACTGGGCAGCCCCCGGTGTCCCCCAGCATCCCCACTCCTGGGTATCCCGAAGGGACCCTGctcctccctgtccccccccgAGGCCGGTGGCACCCGGTCCATCCTCGACCCCAACCTCTCCCACCCATGTGCAGGACGAGCGGGACGATGCCCAGCTGCACGTGGCGGGCGGCGGGGTGGAGGTGCCGCAGGAGCTGGCCGCCATGGTGcgcagcgaggaggaggaggaggaggaggaagaggagggggccTTCGCCTTCCTGACCAAGCTGCGGGAGATCGATCTGCcggcgctgcggggccgggcgctgggCACCGTGGACGAGGTGAAGGAGAAGTGCTCCCTGATGTAGCGCCAGCACTGGCAGAATTGGGCTCAGTCCCAGGGAGCGGGCGGGATGTGGGCATTGCGGGTGCCCGGTGCTGCGTGCCATGTGCCCCACTGTGCTGCCTGCATTTGGGGTTTTCCTCCCCCAAATCATTCCCTGGGGCTTTTTGGGGcactgggcagggacacctgggTCCCCTCCTGCCACACTGGCCAAGCTCCAGCGTCCCAGGTGCCACCCcccagctggggcaggcagTGGTCCCCAACGCTCCTGCCACATCTTTCACCAGCCCTGGGGTTGCCCACACTGTTTGGATCaataaaaatggtattttgcAGGACTGGGCTGGTGCTTGTGCCATACAATGCTGTCTGCATGACCCCCACCTGCACAGTGCCACCATCCCCAGGGC is a window from the Anas platyrhynchos isolate ZD024472 breed Pekin duck chromosome 29, IASCAAS_PekinDuck_T2T, whole genome shotgun sequence genome containing:
- the LOC110352788 gene encoding complexin-3-like, with the protein product MASFFTTALKNLRGGEEEPQAPPKDTKAATLPNGMSREEFEEYQRQLLEEKIERDKAFAHKKAERAAVRMHLRDKYHLAQDERDDAQLHVAGGGVEVPQELAAMVRSEEEEEEEEEEGAFAFLTKLREIDLPALRGRALGTVDEVKEKCSLM
- the MATK gene encoding megakaryocyte-associated tyrosine-protein kinase — encoded protein: MSGKHWPPGTQCVTKHDHNKPKAGELAFRKGDVVTIIEAVEGKGWYRARHNESGQEGLLAGSVLRERGAIRADHKLSLMPWFHGKISGVEAVQELQPAEDGLFLVRESIRHPGDYVLCVSFGKEVMHYRVVHEENMLSIDSQQRFYNLIDMIEHYTKEQGAICTKLVKPKPKTGMKSAEEELAKAGWLLNLQHLTLGDRIGQGEFGDVLEGEYMGQKVAVKNIKCDVTAQAFLAETAAMTKVRHKNLVRLLGVILHNGLYIVMEFMSKGNLVNFLRTRGRAQVTPQQLLQFSLDVAQGMDYLESKKLVHRDLAARNILISEEHVAKVSDFGLARVNPKGTDNTVLPVKWTAPEALKHNKFSSKSDVWSYGILLWEVFSFGRAPYPKLSLKEVTELLEEGYRMDPPEGCPPAIYALMKSCWEMEPGKRPSFKKLTEKLQKELKHLRDV